CCCCTCTTCTAGCAGTGACATGAAGTGACCCCAAGTTCTAAAATCCCAAGCAGAAAGCAACAGGGACCTGTGAGTTACAGCTCACTGCTGTCTACCTCTTGCAGTCGTGTAGGAATCACTAGCAAATGGCagcaaaggggagagggaggccaCCCACGAGCCCCCAGCCTTTTCTGCACCAGGTGTTGCCACAGCCCTCGCTCCCCCACACATGCACTTCCACCCCGGCTGACACCTGCCTCCACGTGAGCCAAGCTGCTGACGGCCCACTTTCCGAGGCACAGCTGAGCTAGTCCCTTTGGCTCTCAACCTGTCAAGTGTCTGTTTCACAAACACAACTTGATCTCACTAGCAGGACTGACCTAGCCTCCGCTTTGCAGCCTGAGCTCCAGGaccctgtgtcccccccccccttctgaaaCTTGTCCCAACTGAGGGGCCTGCGGATGTTCCTCTTAGGACACACTTGACGATCATTTCTCAGTTTAAAAGGGTTGTGGCTAAGAGATAAGTAGTTCCAGgaaagctcaggggaaaaaaaaatcacctaaatcaCAGCAGAGTGGTCTACTTCGTGACTGGGGAATCCCACACAGTTAaaagagaaatgttttttttttcatatatatatatatatatattagttaatACCTTGACACTACAACAGATACCATGGGCCTTGCCCTccaactctcacacacacacacacacacacacacacacacacacgagctgaGCTCCTGGGAAGTGTTACCCTATGAAAGAAGTCATGGTTTTAGAGAGGATGATCTCTGGAGCAGGGAGGGCTTTCAGCCcaggggaagagaaagcaccAGACCAGCCTTCTCTGAGCAGGGGGAGCTGCCGTGCGCACAGCCAGAAGGTCATTTTACATGGAGGCAGCTTAGTGCTATGCCAGATGTGCCGGTGCACGGACATCCCAGTGAGAACAGAAACTCACAGCGAAAGCCACAAATGGGGAAGAAGCCAGCGACACTGATGTCACAACTGCCTGTGGCTCTACCCCTCACCCCAGGGGGGAAGGGATGTAAGCAGTAGCCAGGCCCACTGCCACAGAGCAGGGCCTGTGCCTACCAGGGTGAGTGGTGAGCAGATGACTGCTGGGAAGGGCACCCGAGAGGCTGGTGAGCAGGCGAGACAGGGAGTGGCTACAGGCACATGTCAGCAGGGCGCGTCTGGCTGCCAGTGAAACTTCTTCCCCAGGACTTCCTCTTCTGAAAAGGTGGCAGGTGCCCACAAGAGGGTGACAGCAGGAAAGGCAGCAGGTCACCCAGCACTTGAGGACCCCTGGAACCTCAGTTGGCAGAGCTGCACTGCCGGATCTGATGAGGGGCAAACAACTTCCGGACTCCCGTGGCCTCTCCAGGTCTCACCAGTGCTGGGCAGTTCTCTTTATTGTCCATATTGTCAGCACCTGTGGGCTGCGTCTTCTTGAAGTAACAGAGGCGGCACACAGAGTGGTATTTGTCTGCCCCTCCAATCACCTCAACCTGACCAAAGGGACACAAAGAAGGGCCTAGATTGAGCTGGGCTCTAGGGCTCTGTACCCTAGCCATACCCTTGCCCCCCACAGAAAGGCGTGACAGCTACCTCTTTCTCCACGCCCAGCCTCTTGGTGTAGGCAGCTTCCCGGAAGCACTCCATGCACACCGCTGTCAGCTTCACCACACTTTCGGCCAAGGGCACAAGGTTCAAGATGTTCCCAAAGGCCTACACGCCCAGGGGGAAGGTGGCAGGTGTGAACATGCACTCCGGCAGGTGGGTTTCTCTTTGAGGCCCTCTGACTCAAGCACTGAAGCCAGGACACACTACTTGGACCTTGCCTCCCCGAGAATGCCACCTCCCCCAGCAGAGGGCATCTGTTCAGGACAGACTCACTCCCAGGCAAAGCAGAGGGCTGGAACTGGCTCACTTCCTAAGTGCCTGTCTGGGTGTATGAGTCTGGTCTGATGTGAGCAGCTTGCTGTGTCCCCAAGTCCAACCCTGGTCATCCAGGGAGCATGGGGTGCAGATGGAGAAGGGGCACTGGTCTGGCAATCTCTGCATGGCTCCGTGTACACCAAGGctccctcctccctgctgctgcccACCCAAGACCCAGAGGAGATATTTTACCTTCCTCTGGAAGGTGCCATCCAGTGCGGCCACAATCACGGTCTTCCCAGTATTGGCCATGGCCTCGCTGAACTCCACGATATCAGGGAACTATGAAGAGAGAGACTGAGTTTCCATCAAACAGCAGCTTGTGGGACCAGACACAGCTCGGGTCACCAGATCACTCTGGAGTGAGAACAGGGGGACTCTGATCTTTCAACTGCCCCCCCAGACTGGGAGTCAAGCCTTTCTGCATTTGCTCCCCACTTAACATAGCATCAGGTCTGCCTCAGGGCCATGCTGGCCAGCTGAGGAACTGGGGGTGTCTAATAACATAGTGTCCAacagctggggtttgaaccctatTGGCCGGATCACTAGCTGGGTCACCTTGGCAATGACCTCATGTTTCTGAGTCTCTTCCTTCACCTGAGAAATGGCAAGGGAGggctggggtagacagcataatggttatgcagagagactctcatgcctgaggctctaatatCCTagtttcagtcccctgtaccaccataaaccagagctgaacagtgctctagttaaaaaaaaataaaaaggcaaggcAGACTGCGGGTGTTGTTAGCAATTAAAGGCATGCTAAAACAAGCAGGACGTGTGCCCTGTGATGCCTCAGGAGTCCCACTAAGGCACAGCACCTCCTTCTAGGGACAGGACTTGAAGAAGAGCTTTTGCTTAGACCCTATAGAGCAACTGCCTTCCATGTGTGAGGTCTGGAGTTTGGTCCCTGAAACTGGATGACAGCAAGCACCAAAGACAAAGCCAAGTGCAACTTCAGGGATACTGGAGCTGTGTTTGTGTCTCTTCCTCCCAcccctttctctgttcctcttaaaaatacatgaataaaaattGGGTTGGGGGGGCAGCGGTTCAGCAATACAGCACACACCCAGGGCCCTGAGTTCCACCTCTGGTgacacataagaaaaaaaaaaaaaacaaaaaaaaaaacgggagagcagcaggttaagtgcaggtggtgcaaagtgcaaggaccagcgtaaagatcccggttcgaaccccccatcatcctccccacctgcaggggagtcacttcacaggcggtgaagcaggtctgcaggtgtcttatctttctctccccctctccatttctctctgtcctatcaaacaacaacataggaaaaataataattacaataaaaaacaagggcaacaaaagggaaaataaataaataaaaattaaaagaaaagaaaaaaagggggccgggcagtagcacagtggtttaagcacacatggttccagttcaagcccctggctccccacctgcaggggagttgcttcacaagcagtgaagcaggtctgcaggtgtctgtctttctcccgtctctgtcttccccatctctctccatttctctctgtcctatccaacaacaacatcaataacaacaacaataataactataataataaaacaagggcaacaaaagggaatcaaataatttttttttgaatttatttattcatgagagacaggagagaaagaaccagacatcactctggtacacgtgctactggggattgaatttaggacctcatggttgagaatccaatgcttaatccaatgctttatccactgcgccaccccccagaccacaagggaataaaataaattaaaaaatatatatacacagattgATGTCATTCTGGCATGGAAGGCAAAGGCCACAGAATAGGAAGAGAAGAATATGAGAGTCAAACAGTCCCCCACGGAAGAAAATGCACAGAATTCAGAGGCCAAATAATGGGGGGCGACGGGAAGGGTGCTCATAGACCTGCACAGCCTGTGAAAAGGAGCACCTCAAATCACCTAGGAGATAAACAAAGAGCAGAAGCCCTTACAAGGTATTttacaaaaaaaggaaactttCAGAGAAGTAGCCaatgaacagagaaaaaaatgtcagcTGTGGCAACCACCAAAGAGAAAGTCAAATTGGTGGAGCAGAGAAATCAGGTGGGTCCTTGGCtatggaaaagaaaacagaaaaaagccACATAATAGGGCTAACTTAAATTAGCTACAGTATCTTCGTAAGAATGgatctagggggccaggcagttgtgtacctggttgagcacacgttacaatgcacaaggacccaggttcaagcccctggttaagcagggctgcaggtctccctttCTCCTTATCCCTGCTACcagttcctggctgtctctatccaatatataaatacagatagtaaaagtttcaggggtagatagcataatggttatgcaaagaggttctcatgccagaggctccaaagtcccaggttcaatctcctgcaccaccataagccagagctgagcagtgctctggttaaaaaaaaaaaaaaaaagtggtgggtgggtggtagcacacagtgCAAATCCAAGGACCcatacaaagatcctggtttgagtttctggttcccctcctgcagggggggcacttcactagcgatgaaacatgtctgcaggtgtctttctttctctccccctctgtcttccccatctctctcaatttctctgtcctatccaacaacaatggaaatatatatatatgtgggctctaggagcagtggattcatagtgtaggcactaagccccagtgataaccctggaggttaaaaaaaaaaaaaaaaggatttttgtgGACATGGAAGATTAATCATAGCACGTGACTCTATAAAGTCCAGCATATCAAGAAAACATATCTTATGGACAGAATAGATGGATGTAGACCAGTGTCACAGGGTTTCAAACCAACTAGTTTTTgtggatggtaaaaaaaaaaaaaaaaaaaaaaaggtcagcccCCAGAGCAGGAGCTGGCCTGGTTGCACTACCAGGCCTCAGTGCCATCCTACTGTCCACTTCATACGGAGGAAGGCCAGGTCAGGCTACTTCATGACGCGATGGATCAAGACTCCAGCTAGAACCTCCCTGATCCCAGACAGAAAGTGAACACTGTCTAGGCCACAGTGCCCTCTCTCCTGGCGCCTGGTGGGTGACAGCTGCCGCCTTACTATTCAGGTCC
Above is a window of Erinaceus europaeus chromosome 12, mEriEur2.1, whole genome shotgun sequence DNA encoding:
- the TK1 gene encoding thymidine kinase, cytosolic isoform X1, which encodes MSCINLPSVLPGSPSKTRGQIQVILGPMFSGKSTELMRRVRRFQIAQYKCLVIKYAKDTRYSTNFSTHDRNTMEALPACQLRDVAQEALAVAVIGIDEGQFFPDIVEFSEAMANTGKTVIVAALDGTFQRKAFGNILNLVPLAESVVKLTAVCMECFREAAYTKRLGVEKEVEVIGGADKYHSVCRLCYFKKTQPTGADNMDNKENCPALVRPGEATGVRKLFAPHQIRQCSSAN